ACCATCGAAGTACTTTGCGCTTTCAATGTAGAGCGTATCCACAGTACTTGTGTTACGCATGCTTACCGTAACCGTTAAATCGTGCTTTCTATGCTCGGTTAACGAATAAATCTGCGAATAGATGGATAAATAGGTCGCTCCGTGTTCGGTAGAGTCTGGAATAACAATGGCCCTGTTAGCCCAATTAACAGGATCTATGGAACTAGATTTTTTATTCTCGGAACATGCAAAAAGCAGCATTCCCAAAACCAGGGCTATTTGGGTAATCTTCATCATCGAGGAATTTACTAGCCAATATCGTACAATCTAATCGAATAAATTCCTATCAAATGCAAAAGGCACGCCCATGCGTGCCTTTTGCAATATGGTACACTAAGATATTGGTTAATCAACTTTTAAGACTACCTGTTTGCCATTTACAAGGGTTAGGCTTAAGAGTACTGGCCCCTGATTATCCCATTCAAAAACAAAAGTACTGCCAAGCTTTTTTATTAGTCGACCATCTATGGTATAAAGACTAGCTTCAAAAGGGCGTTGATTCTTAACCTTGCTTCTACCAGCCTCTTTATATATCACAAACCCATATTCCTGAAACTCAGAAATACTGGTAGCATTTTTGAAAAAGGATTCGGACATAGGCCCTAAACAACCTCTACTACTGCGCAATTGCACCGTATAGGTTACCTCGTTTACAAAAGGAATAATTCTCTCATCAAAAGTAAGTAACTGCCCTTCGGCATACCAATCGTAATGATCAGCCACATGGAAAGATATTAATGAGTCTTCGCCAGATACCACCTGACTGATACTACTCTGAGGAGGAATAACTCCAAAATCTACCCTAAGCGTGTCAGAAATGGTCTTACAATTACCATTGAAGGATTCCAACCAGTATTTC
This genomic interval from Luteibaculum oceani contains the following:
- a CDS encoding DUF3124 domain-containing protein; translation: MMKITQIALVLGMLLFACSENKKSSSIDPVNWANRAIVIPDSTEHGATYLSIYSQIYSLTEHRKHDLTVTVSMRNTSTVDTLYIESAKYFDGKGKLIRNYFKDPIYISPLETVDIVIDEKDREGGTGANFLFSWSMEIEAAEPLFEAVMISTSGQQGLSFTTTGKRVN